The following are encoded together in the Candidatus Krumholzibacteriia bacterium genome:
- a CDS encoding di-heme oxidoredictase family protein: MARILFCSAVIGAVLCAGCLIDEFSPAGDSSDFESIPTDDASLIAACENAVVEAASTSFGDPLPGLSTELLARFEAGKEEFEEVETPADGLGPVFNAPSCVECHQQGATGGGGTVVETRFGTRGPDGRFDPLTLLGGSLQQVQGITNGDCTQPPEVIPAAADVVAQRQTTPLFGLGLLDEVSERLLRLLADPGDANHDGISGRLNVVISPDTQEPAIGRFGWKSQVASLFAFSGDAYVNEMGITNNLFPDENAPQGNAAVCDDDIPAPEIDNEDLDGNGISDGVEAFTDFMRLLAPPPVAGAATRAVFRGARQFVQVGCARCHQPALVTRRVPDVRALSRRRFHPFTDLLLHDMGGLADGIEQGEASAREMRTAPLWGLRASAPYLHDGRAATILDAIMAHDGEGAQAREAFSRLSPEQRADLLAFLGFI, encoded by the coding sequence ATGGCTCGCATCCTGTTTTGCAGCGCGGTCATCGGGGCAGTGTTGTGCGCAGGATGCCTCATTGACGAATTTTCCCCCGCTGGCGACAGTTCGGACTTCGAATCGATTCCAACCGATGATGCGTCCCTGATCGCGGCCTGCGAGAATGCCGTGGTGGAAGCGGCGTCCACGAGCTTCGGCGACCCGCTGCCCGGCCTCTCCACCGAGCTGCTGGCGCGTTTCGAAGCCGGCAAAGAGGAGTTCGAGGAAGTCGAGACGCCCGCCGATGGCCTGGGCCCCGTGTTCAACGCGCCGAGCTGCGTCGAATGCCACCAGCAGGGCGCGACCGGCGGCGGCGGCACCGTCGTCGAAACACGCTTCGGCACGCGCGGCCCCGACGGCCGGTTCGATCCACTGACGCTGCTCGGAGGTTCGCTCCAGCAGGTCCAGGGGATCACGAACGGCGATTGCACGCAGCCCCCGGAGGTCATACCCGCAGCCGCCGACGTCGTAGCCCAACGGCAAACGACACCGTTGTTCGGCCTGGGTCTACTCGACGAAGTTTCCGAGCGACTGTTGCGGTTGCTCGCCGACCCCGGTGACGCCAACCACGACGGCATCTCCGGCCGGCTGAACGTCGTCATCAGCCCCGACACGCAGGAGCCTGCAATCGGTCGCTTCGGCTGGAAGTCGCAGGTGGCGTCGCTGTTCGCATTCTCCGGGGATGCCTACGTGAACGAGATGGGCATCACCAACAACCTGTTCCCGGACGAGAACGCGCCGCAGGGGAACGCCGCCGTGTGCGACGACGATATCCCCGCGCCGGAAATCGATAACGAGGACCTGGACGGGAATGGGATCAGCGACGGCGTCGAGGCCTTCACCGACTTCATGCGCCTGCTGGCCCCGCCGCCCGTTGCGGGGGCGGCCACGCGGGCCGTGTTCCGTGGCGCCCGCCAGTTCGTGCAAGTCGGTTGCGCCCGGTGCCATCAGCCGGCCTTGGTGACCCGCAGGGTGCCGGACGTTCGGGCGCTGTCGCGCCGGCGCTTCCACCCGTTCACCGATCTGTTGCTGCACGACATGGGCGGGCTCGCTGACGGCATCGAGCAGGGTGAGGCCAGCGCACGCGAGATGCGCACCGCACCTTTGTGGGGACTGCGGGCCAGCGCGCCGTACTTGCATGACGGCCGCGCGGCGACCATCTTGGACGCCATCATGGCCCATGACGGCGAGGGCGCGCAGGCGCGCGAGGCCTTCTCGCGTCTCTCTCCCGAGCAGCGCGCCGACCTGCTGGCATTCCTGGGTTTCATCTGA
- a CDS encoding protein kinase — protein MSAESGQMLSHYRLVEKIGEGGMGVVWKAEDTVLNRTVAIKVLPADLTLDEDRRRMFLEEARLAASVSHGNIVQVHELGRERDLDFIVMEYVAGQPLRRMLHGQPLPPDKVAEWGLQVAQGLARAHRKGLIHRDLKPANILVTPEGELKIVDFGLATLFAPPDSTSPSSASTAAEGLPGETTPIAGTVPYMSPEQVRGDKLDARSDIFSFGTVLYEMTTGRRPFTGAHAADIAREIQRSQPRPVHEVVPKVPFDLHRIVEKALARRPEERYQDMDDLVVDLRRLARDLDSGSSPSLEDLQRQARNGMRSRRWLSSVAAILLVAVVTTVTAGLRRGWFGSHAAKAPREVKLRQLTQNAAENWVENAALSPDGKFLAFGDKTGLFVRAIETGEVKQLSSEEFSVVLLAWFPDGMSLLATTDRGTYVIHILSGSTNKLLDTDGGCVSPDGSQIAFCKNPSEIWLMGADGENPHRIVNVGAKRQVGLPVWLPDGKRIAFVKFPVGSDSLPAIENVDTQGRDGMTVLSDKGLQYKYGTSAQLACTSDWRLFYYLNQDSLLARATLWQLALERGTGKPKGDPHKITEIEGYFAAALSASQDGRRLVFLKKLGQHDVYFGPIAADGSLASPRRLTLDNASDRPVGWTSDSRRVLFTSTRTGTHRVFIQDIESVTPEVLPLEGADCLSPDGASVLSCSRGSLFRFRLPSGPTETWVEKLPEGADVVRCPWSSPACVLGPVQRVWKDRVTFWSLETDGGKMNELITIDVVPGRSNWAVSPDGTRIAVVETNGRIRVLAILHGEVREIPVEQKGFFQSVAWSAGGEALFVTVVPSGPWKYALLRFDLQGHVRVLHEGPQWCFDPRPSRDGHYLAFGLMNFDYNAWLIEGL, from the coding sequence ATGAGTGCCGAGAGCGGCCAGATGCTGTCCCACTACCGGCTCGTCGAGAAAATTGGCGAGGGCGGGATGGGTGTGGTCTGGAAGGCCGAGGACACCGTCCTCAACCGCACCGTCGCCATCAAGGTGCTGCCTGCTGACCTGACCCTCGACGAGGACCGCCGACGCATGTTCCTCGAGGAGGCGCGCCTGGCCGCCTCCGTTAGCCACGGCAACATCGTCCAGGTTCATGAGCTCGGGCGCGAACGTGACCTCGACTTCATCGTCATGGAGTACGTCGCGGGCCAGCCGCTGCGCCGCATGCTGCACGGGCAGCCTCTGCCGCCGGACAAGGTGGCGGAATGGGGCCTGCAGGTGGCGCAAGGGCTCGCCCGCGCGCATCGCAAGGGCCTCATCCACAGGGATCTCAAACCCGCGAACATCCTCGTCACGCCCGAGGGCGAACTCAAAATCGTCGACTTCGGGCTCGCGACTCTCTTCGCGCCGCCGGACTCGACCTCTCCGTCGTCGGCGTCAACGGCCGCCGAAGGGCTGCCGGGCGAGACGACCCCGATCGCGGGCACCGTGCCGTACATGTCGCCGGAGCAAGTGCGGGGCGACAAGCTCGATGCCCGGAGCGACATCTTCTCCTTCGGAACCGTGCTCTACGAGATGACAACGGGACGGCGGCCTTTTACGGGAGCCCACGCAGCCGACATCGCCCGCGAGATCCAGAGGAGCCAGCCGAGGCCCGTGCACGAGGTCGTGCCCAAAGTGCCTTTCGATCTGCATCGTATCGTCGAGAAGGCGCTGGCTCGGCGTCCGGAAGAACGCTACCAAGACATGGACGACTTGGTTGTGGACTTGAGGCGCCTCGCCCGGGACCTGGACTCCGGCTCGTCTCCTTCCCTGGAGGACCTGCAGAGGCAGGCCAGGAATGGGATGCGGAGCAGGAGATGGCTCTCGTCGGTCGCCGCGATCCTGCTCGTCGCAGTCGTCACGACGGTCACCGCCGGCCTTCGTCGTGGTTGGTTCGGATCCCACGCCGCCAAGGCACCGCGAGAGGTGAAACTTCGCCAGCTGACCCAGAATGCCGCCGAAAACTGGGTGGAGAATGCTGCCTTGTCACCGGATGGCAAGTTCCTCGCCTTCGGAGACAAGACGGGACTTTTTGTCCGCGCTATCGAGACAGGCGAGGTGAAACAGCTTTCTTCCGAGGAGTTTTCTGTTGTGCTTCTCGCTTGGTTCCCGGACGGAATGAGTTTGCTGGCGACGACGGACCGTGGAACCTACGTGATCCACATTCTGAGCGGATCGACGAACAAACTCCTCGATACCGATGGTGGCTGTGTGTCGCCCGATGGGTCCCAGATTGCGTTCTGCAAAAACCCATCGGAGATCTGGTTGATGGGAGCCGACGGGGAGAATCCGCATCGGATCGTCAATGTCGGTGCGAAGAGACAAGTGGGTCTGCCCGTGTGGCTCCCCGACGGGAAGCGCATCGCCTTCGTGAAATTCCCTGTTGGAAGCGACAGTTTACCGGCGATCGAGAACGTCGACACGCAGGGGCGTGACGGTATGACGGTTCTTTCCGACAAAGGTTTACAATACAAGTATGGCACGAGCGCACAACTCGCCTGCACGTCCGACTGGCGTCTCTTCTACTATCTCAACCAGGATTCGTTGCTAGCACGAGCGACGCTGTGGCAGCTGGCGCTCGAACGAGGAACCGGGAAGCCGAAGGGCGATCCCCACAAGATCACTGAGATCGAGGGATACTTCGCCGCTGCTCTCTCGGCGAGCCAGGACGGCAGGCGCCTGGTCTTCCTGAAGAAGCTGGGGCAGCACGATGTCTACTTCGGCCCAATCGCCGCGGACGGAAGTCTGGCCAGTCCCAGGCGTCTGACCCTTGATAACGCCTCCGATCGGCCAGTGGGCTGGACTTCCGACAGCAGAAGGGTGCTGTTCACCTCCACCCGAACGGGCACCCATCGCGTTTTCATCCAGGATATCGAAAGCGTCACGCCCGAAGTGCTGCCCTTGGAAGGGGCGGACTGCCTCAGCCCGGATGGGGCTTCCGTTCTTTCTTGCAGTAGGGGCTCGCTCTTCCGTTTTCGCCTGCCCAGCGGACCCACCGAGACATGGGTCGAGAAACTGCCCGAGGGTGCTGATGTGGTTCGATGCCCCTGGAGCTCGCCGGCATGCGTGCTCGGACCTGTGCAACGGGTTTGGAAAGACCGCGTCACTTTCTGGTCGTTGGAGACGGATGGCGGGAAGATGAACGAACTGATCACGATCGACGTGGTGCCAGGGAGGTCGAACTGGGCCGTCTCACCTGATGGTACCAGGATTGCCGTGGTGGAGACGAACGGCCGCATCCGGGTCCTGGCGATTCTTCACGGTGAGGTGAGGGAGATCCCCGTCGAGCAGAAGGGTTTCTTCCAGTCCGTGGCCTGGTCTGCGGGAGGAGAGGCGCTCTTCGTGACGGTGGTGCCCTCTGGGCCTTGGAAGTACGCGCTGCTCCGGTTCGATCTGCAGGGCCATGTGCGCGTTCTTCATGAGGGCCCTCAGTGGTGCTTCGACCCCAGACCCTCCCGCGACGGCCACTACCTGGCCTTCGGCCTGATGAACTTCGATTACAATGCTTGGCTGATCGAAGGACTCTAA
- a CDS encoding succinate dehydrogenase/fumarate reductase iron-sulfur subunit: MPKRHFRIWRGNSQGGDFETYEVEVDPGMVFLDVLHRIQARQASDLAIRWNCKAGKCGSCSMEIAGKPRLACMTRMNVFAADEVVTAQPLKAFPVLKDLVTDVSWNYEQNKRIPAFKPRQRDADGQHRMYQADVDRVQEFRKCIECFLCQDVCHVLRDRSGKQKFVGPRFMIRLASLEMHPLDTRDRIPAVKDQFGSGMCNITKCCTDVCPEHINITDNGIIPLKERVVDRYYDPVLKLRRKLFGNGAGKRSQE; the protein is encoded by the coding sequence ATGCCTAAGCGCCACTTCCGCATCTGGCGGGGCAATTCTCAAGGCGGAGACTTCGAGACCTACGAGGTCGAGGTCGATCCCGGGATGGTGTTCCTCGACGTCCTGCACCGGATCCAGGCGCGCCAGGCGAGTGACCTGGCGATCCGCTGGAACTGCAAGGCCGGCAAGTGTGGCTCGTGCAGCATGGAGATCGCCGGCAAGCCGCGACTCGCCTGCATGACGCGGATGAACGTCTTCGCCGCCGACGAGGTCGTCACGGCGCAACCCTTGAAAGCCTTCCCGGTCCTCAAGGATCTGGTCACGGACGTCTCGTGGAACTACGAACAGAACAAGCGCATTCCAGCCTTCAAGCCGCGGCAGCGCGATGCGGACGGACAGCATCGCATGTACCAGGCCGATGTCGATCGGGTGCAGGAGTTCCGCAAGTGCATCGAATGCTTCCTCTGCCAGGACGTCTGCCACGTCCTTCGCGATCGTTCGGGCAAGCAGAAGTTCGTCGGACCGCGCTTCATGATCCGCCTCGCCAGCCTGGAAATGCACCCGCTGGACACGCGGGACCGGATCCCCGCCGTCAAGGACCAGTTCGGTTCGGGGATGTGCAACATCACCAAGTGCTGCACCGATGTCTGCCCCGAGCACATCAATATCACCGACAACGGCATCATCCCGCTCAAGGAGCGGGTCGTCGATCGCTATTACGACCCGGTGCTGAAGCTGCGGCGCAAGCTGTTCGGCAACGGTGCAGGGAAGCGGTCGCAGGAGTAG
- a CDS encoding N,N-dimethylformamidase beta subunit family domain-containing protein has product MPRLRVCMGHPIRGGRLFIIPFIVLTLQPKALGALPLEGYLTETSLRNGDTLELHVRSEHATYHLSVLQQRARLMKIGDLGEWPGHHWSIPDSAWLGCNWPVTNRVIVPESWRPGAYLAHLVAGTDSTRIPFAVRARIPGSVAPILVQLSTNTWQAYNRYGGKSLYGAYEAGLSGRATHVSFQRPFKGPYGDTEYALLWDYPFISFLETEGYLYEVCTNLDVHREPGLLDSYRLFLSVGHDEYYSKEMFDELERYANSGGSLAFFSANTLWWQVRYEDAGQTMVCFKSAKLDPLLHVDDARVTVNWHARPVLRPPAALMGVYYNGSMGIPVGPYKVYDPGHWTYEGVQVSAGQEFGYPMVGFEVDARTSNSPANLEVIARNELPDSDNGGVLRTAEMVYHELSGGGAVFACGTVNYVQGIVPYYNPRTGLIGQADPIARTVTNNVLRRLSTGATPDARLRNVPASFRVVYSGGDRFLEVTAPTPGIVFVYDIRGRRVVEFAPVAGETTRYELCPNCVASGIYFATFRGTDAGGRSDAQRLCILK; this is encoded by the coding sequence ATGCCCAGGCTCCGCGTCTGTATGGGACATCCCATCCGCGGCGGCAGGCTCTTCATCATTCCCTTCATCGTGCTCACCCTGCAGCCCAAAGCGCTGGGTGCGCTTCCGCTCGAGGGCTACCTCACCGAAACGAGCCTGCGGAATGGAGACACGCTGGAGCTGCACGTTCGCAGCGAGCACGCGACGTACCACCTGAGCGTGCTGCAACAGCGGGCGAGGCTCATGAAGATCGGGGACTTGGGTGAATGGCCCGGCCATCATTGGAGCATCCCCGACAGCGCCTGGTTGGGGTGCAACTGGCCAGTGACCAACCGAGTGATCGTTCCTGAATCCTGGCGGCCCGGCGCCTACCTGGCACACCTCGTGGCGGGAACTGATTCGACGCGTATCCCCTTCGCCGTGCGGGCTCGGATTCCGGGAAGTGTCGCCCCCATTCTCGTGCAGCTGTCGACGAACACCTGGCAGGCATACAACCGCTACGGCGGCAAGAGCCTCTACGGCGCCTATGAAGCCGGCCTCAGCGGACGGGCCACCCACGTTTCCTTCCAGCGCCCCTTCAAGGGCCCGTACGGCGATACTGAGTACGCTCTCCTCTGGGACTACCCGTTCATCTCCTTCTTGGAAACCGAGGGGTATCTGTACGAGGTCTGCACGAATCTCGACGTACATCGCGAGCCCGGCCTTCTCGATTCCTATCGGCTGTTCTTGAGCGTCGGACACGATGAGTACTACAGCAAAGAGATGTTCGACGAACTCGAGCGTTATGCGAACTCCGGCGGGAGCTTGGCTTTTTTCTCGGCCAACACCTTGTGGTGGCAGGTGCGCTACGAGGATGCGGGACAAACCATGGTGTGCTTCAAGAGTGCCAAGCTGGATCCGCTGCTGCACGTGGACGACGCACGCGTGACGGTCAACTGGCACGCCAGGCCCGTTCTGCGTCCTCCAGCGGCACTCATGGGCGTCTATTACAACGGCAGCATGGGCATTCCTGTAGGTCCCTACAAAGTGTACGACCCTGGCCACTGGACCTACGAGGGGGTCCAGGTCTCGGCCGGTCAAGAATTCGGCTACCCTATGGTGGGGTTCGAGGTGGATGCCCGAACCAGCAACAGTCCGGCGAACCTCGAGGTGATCGCCCGCAACGAGCTCCCGGACTCGGACAATGGGGGCGTCCTACGGACCGCCGAGATGGTCTACCATGAACTGTCTGGCGGCGGAGCGGTTTTTGCATGTGGCACCGTGAACTACGTGCAGGGCATCGTCCCCTACTACAATCCTCGGACGGGTCTCATCGGACAAGCCGATCCCATAGCCCGCACTGTGACCAACAATGTCCTGCGCCGCTTGTCGACGGGAGCGACCCCCGACGCCCGCCTCCGGAATGTCCCGGCCTCCTTCCGCGTCGTCTATTCTGGCGGGGATCGGTTTCTTGAAGTCACCGCTCCCACGCCAGGTATCGTGTTCGTTTACGACATCCGCGGCCGTCGCGTCGTCGAATTCGCTCCCGTTGCCGGAGAGACCACACGATACGAGCTGTGCCCGAACTGTGTGGCATCTGGAATCTACTTCGCCACCTTCCGAGGGACAGATGCAGGCGGTCGCTCCGACGCGCAACGCCTCTGCATACTCAAGTGA
- a CDS encoding histidine phosphatase family protein, translating into MHVTLPEIHLVRHGETAWTATRQHTGLTDIPLTATGERDAYRLGRQLQRRNFPHVLTSPLVRARRTCELAGFGSRAEVDPDLVEWDYGEYEGRTTADIRAKHPGWQLFRDGCPGGESVPAIAARADRVVARLRSLDGDVVLFSSGHFLRVLAARWLGLDAALGRCFLLGTTTLSILGYEHGKDEPVIRLWNDVRPGNEREE; encoded by the coding sequence ATGCACGTTACCCTCCCGGAGATTCACCTGGTCCGCCATGGAGAGACGGCGTGGACAGCTACACGGCAGCACACAGGCCTCACCGACATCCCGTTGACCGCGACCGGCGAGCGCGACGCCTACCGCCTCGGCCGGCAGCTCCAAAGGCGCAATTTCCCTCACGTCCTCACCAGTCCTCTGGTGCGGGCGCGTCGGACCTGCGAGTTAGCGGGCTTCGGCTCCCGGGCCGAAGTCGACCCCGACCTGGTGGAATGGGACTACGGCGAATACGAAGGCCGCACGACTGCTGACATCCGCGCGAAGCACCCTGGATGGCAGCTCTTCCGCGATGGTTGTCCGGGCGGCGAATCGGTGCCCGCCATCGCGGCTCGGGCGGACCGGGTCGTCGCCAGGCTGCGGTCCCTCGACGGCGACGTGGTGCTCTTCTCCAGCGGTCATTTCCTGCGTGTCCTGGCCGCGCGCTGGTTGGGGCTCGACGCCGCCCTGGGGCGCTGCTTTCTCCTCGGCACCACGACGCTGAGCATCCTCGGCTACGAGCACGGCAAGGACGAACCCGTCATCCGGCTCTGGAACGACGTCCGCCCGGGGAACGAACGCGAGGAGTGA
- a CDS encoding PIG-L family deacetylase codes for MRLVLRPAVLLALLAALASATFAETGPPAVLDASGLQLALEKLTVVGSALYVAAHPDDENTAMLTWLENEKLVRAGYLSLTRGDGGQNLIGDEQGDLLGVIRTQELLAARRIDGAEQFFTRAVDFGYSKGPDETLETWGHDAVLGDVVRVIRTFQPDVIVMRFPTTGEGRHGHHTASALLAVEAFEAAGDPKRYPEQLETLGPWKAKRLFWNYFSWAAPPSGDNAKEFLTVDLGAYNALLGRSYTELAGESRSMHKSQGFGSAERRGMSLNYFKLIAGEPATVDLFSGIDLSWNRIPGGAQVGKILQTVLRDHDPSKPTASLPGLLKARAALTRLLAPAPEAHRPILQHKSRELEDVIRSCAGLWLEAVATQNTLSPGDSLRVDVTALNRSGAALRLTGLRSETPGLGSSTDTLLAENRPVTLSLRTTVPASLDWHSTQPYWLREPVEGGLHHVADPARIGTPENDSALRVTATVTIAGQSIDYSLPVLYRWVDRVRGELYRPVAIAPELTLALDEQVYLFPADSPRPVRLRLEVRRPVRGEARLRLPPGWRSEPSQHELELTPGESREVVFQVTPGSAGSPLHAEFVAGDRTFSRGMIVIDHPHIPIQTLFPEASARVLRLALAKKGESIGYVMGSGDAVPAALSQAGYQVTPLADEDLAAGNLSRYDAIVTGVRAYNARDALKQNARRLLDYVEAGGTLIVQYNTADQTLQRDFAPYALELGRDRVTVEAAPIEWLDPASPLLSTPNRITEGDFDGWVQERGLYFASKWGPEYRTVLASADPGEKPAAGGLLWARYGKGIFIYTGYAFFRQLPAGVPGAYRLFVNLVSARG; via the coding sequence GTGCGTCTCGTGCTCCGACCGGCCGTGCTCCTGGCGCTCCTCGCCGCCCTCGCCTCCGCGACGTTCGCAGAGACGGGTCCCCCGGCCGTTCTCGACGCGAGCGGTCTGCAACTGGCCCTGGAGAAGCTGACCGTCGTCGGCTCGGCGCTCTACGTGGCCGCGCATCCCGATGACGAGAACACGGCCATGCTCACTTGGCTCGAGAACGAGAAGCTGGTCCGCGCCGGCTATCTGTCCCTCACGCGCGGCGACGGCGGACAGAACCTGATCGGTGACGAGCAAGGTGATCTCCTGGGCGTGATCCGCACCCAGGAGCTCCTCGCCGCGCGCCGGATCGATGGCGCCGAACAATTCTTCACCCGCGCGGTGGATTTCGGCTACTCCAAGGGACCCGACGAGACGCTCGAGACGTGGGGTCATGACGCTGTTCTCGGCGACGTCGTGCGCGTCATTCGAACTTTCCAGCCCGACGTCATCGTGATGCGGTTCCCGACCACGGGAGAGGGCCGCCATGGTCATCACACCGCTTCGGCGCTTCTTGCGGTCGAGGCCTTCGAGGCAGCCGGCGATCCAAAGCGCTACCCGGAGCAACTCGAGACGCTCGGACCCTGGAAGGCGAAGCGGCTGTTCTGGAACTACTTCAGCTGGGCCGCGCCGCCCTCGGGCGACAACGCCAAGGAATTCCTCACCGTCGACCTCGGCGCTTACAACGCGCTCCTCGGGCGCTCCTATACGGAGCTCGCCGGCGAGAGCCGGAGCATGCACAAGAGCCAGGGATTCGGCTCGGCCGAGCGCCGCGGCATGTCCCTCAACTATTTCAAGCTCATTGCCGGCGAACCGGCGACGGTCGACCTCTTTTCGGGCATCGATCTGTCGTGGAATCGGATCCCCGGCGGAGCGCAAGTGGGCAAGATCCTGCAGACCGTCCTTCGCGATCACGATCCTAGCAAGCCTACAGCCAGCCTACCCGGCCTCCTCAAAGCGCGCGCCGCGCTGACGCGCCTGCTAGCGCCGGCACCGGAAGCACACCGCCCGATCCTCCAGCACAAATCTCGCGAGCTCGAAGACGTGATCCGCTCCTGCGCCGGCCTCTGGCTCGAAGCAGTGGCCACGCAGAACACCCTCTCGCCCGGGGATTCGCTCCGTGTCGATGTCACGGCGCTCAACCGCTCGGGCGCCGCGCTCCGCCTGACCGGGTTACGGTCGGAAACGCCCGGTCTGGGGAGCTCGACCGACACACTCCTCGCCGAGAATCGGCCGGTGACTCTCTCGCTCCGTACCACGGTGCCGGCGAGCCTTGATTGGCACAGCACGCAGCCCTACTGGCTGCGGGAACCGGTGGAAGGCGGTCTGCATCACGTCGCGGATCCGGCGCGCATCGGAACCCCGGAAAATGACAGCGCGCTACGCGTCACCGCCACCGTAACGATTGCGGGGCAGTCGATCGACTACTCGCTCCCGGTCCTGTATCGCTGGGTGGATCGAGTCCGCGGCGAGCTCTACCGGCCCGTGGCGATTGCTCCCGAGCTGACGCTGGCCCTCGACGAACAGGTCTATCTCTTCCCCGCCGACTCGCCGAGGCCGGTGCGCCTGCGGCTCGAGGTCCGCCGCCCCGTGCGCGGCGAGGCGCGACTCCGGCTTCCCCCTGGTTGGCGCTCCGAACCGAGCCAGCATGAGCTCGAACTGACTCCGGGCGAAAGCCGCGAAGTTGTCTTCCAAGTGACCCCGGGCTCGGCGGGAAGCCCGCTCCACGCCGAGTTCGTCGCCGGAGATCGCACTTTCTCTCGCGGCATGATCGTGATCGATCATCCTCACATTCCCATCCAGACCCTCTTCCCCGAAGCCAGCGCTCGGGTGCTGCGGCTCGCGCTCGCGAAGAAGGGCGAGTCGATCGGCTACGTCATGGGGTCCGGGGACGCCGTTCCCGCCGCGCTCTCGCAGGCCGGCTACCAGGTGACGCCCCTCGCGGACGAGGATCTGGCTGCCGGGAATCTCTCCCGCTACGACGCCATCGTCACGGGGGTCCGCGCCTACAACGCCCGCGATGCGCTCAAGCAGAATGCCCGCCGACTTCTCGACTACGTGGAAGCAGGCGGGACGTTGATCGTGCAGTACAACACGGCGGACCAGACTCTGCAGCGGGACTTCGCACCCTACGCTCTCGAGCTCGGGCGCGACCGGGTGACCGTGGAGGCCGCACCGATCGAGTGGCTCGATCCCGCCAGTCCGCTTCTCAGCACACCCAACCGCATCACCGAAGGCGATTTCGACGGCTGGGTACAGGAGCGCGGGCTCTACTTCGCCTCGAAGTGGGGACCGGAGTATCGCACCGTGCTCGCCTCGGCCGACCCGGGCGAGAAGCCGGCGGCGGGCGGTCTCCTGTGGGCTCGCTACGGCAAAGGGATCTTCATCTATACCGGCTACGCCTTCTTCAGGCAGCTCCCCGCGGGTGTCCCGGGCGCCTACCGGCTCTTCGTGAACCTGGTGTCGGCGCGCGGATGA